The region AGAAGGCGGGTGGAGGAGGCAAGCCGCATGGAAAGGGCAATCCTAATGCCCCGGTAGCCCAGGCGGCCCTGAAGCTTATCTCTTCCCGGTCGACCTCTTCTTCGCTGTCGAGCTATGACCTCATGAACCAGAAGTTCGCCAAGGACCTGGATAAGGTGATCAATAACGTGGCCGGTTTGACTAAGACGGGGCAAACCCGCCTGGGCGGCCGCCGCGGTAAGGTCGATGGCGCATGGAATGAAGGTTATGCGGTTGGCGGTTCCGGCGGCGTGGACGACTTGCTCGGCGGCCTTTGGGGCGGCGATGCGGGTCCCCTCGGCGTCAAGGCCAAGGGCGGTCTCGGGCTGAAGGCTCCTTCGGCTTCCGATATCGACATGGGCCAGGAAAGCGGCCAGCGGTCCACGGAGTCCATTCTCCGCGTGATCCGGCAGCATACTCCCGGTTTACGTCATACGTACAACAAATACCTGAAGACGAATCCCGGCTTCAAGGGGAAAATCACCCTGAAGTTCGCGATCGCCCCGAGCGGTTCCATCGTGGAGCTGACCATTGTCGGCACTACGACGGGCGTATCGGAGTTCGATCAGGAAGTCCGGGATAAGGTCCGTACGTGGAAGTTCGAGCCCGTGAAGGGCAAGAGCAACGACGTAGTGACGGTCCCCTTCACCTTCAGCGAATAACAGTCAAACGATTCGTTTCCCATAAGCCGGCGCCCATTCCAGGGCGCCGGCTTTATTTTTTCTGCTTCTGATTGAAAGCGATCCGGCATTTATGTAGAATTTTGCGGAAACGGCGCATGCGCGCAGGAGGAAATCCCATGACCCAGACCCGGCTCCCGCTCACAGCGGTTGGACTTCTCGTATTCGGGAGCATCCAATCTTCTTGGGCGACCTATTCCCGAGTGGAATCAATGGGTAAAAGGGCCGATTTCTTCATGGATGATATCAGCATTTTCGACAACCCTGCCAATATGAACATTTTCCCGAATTTCCTGATCGGGGAATTGGGTGTGTACCGCCAAGGTCCGGGGGATACCTCCGCAAACGTGCGTCGCAACATCGATCCCTCCAATTCATGGTTCGGCGGCATCTTTTCGTACTCCCTTTCCAAGAGCAAGGAATCGGGGAACCTTTATCCGCAGATCAGCCTGGGCGGCGCTTTCAACCGCCGGGACGAGGACCTGCTGCAACTCTTGCCGGACAGCGTTTGGGATGGCACCAAGTCCGTACCCGTGCCCGAGCCGGCGACTAACTTCGATGGTTTCCTGGGCATGACCATGTCCAATGGCGGTATGCTGGGTTCCCATGTTTACGTTGCCATGCAGGAAGGCGCGGATCTCCGGAATGGACGGGTCCAGGGTTCGCCGAACAACGACATCAATGTCTACGTGCTGCGCGGGGATCTGGGCCTGAATTGGCCGGTAGCCCGCAATGTCGATGGGGAATTATCCATAGGCGGATCGGTGATCAGCTACGGGCCGAAGCAGATTGATCCGGAATATTCCTATTTCGTTCGCGGCCGCGCATTCTCTACGCTGGAGATCATTAACGGCGAGCTCGTGCCGATTTTCAACTATAGCATGCTCGAAGCCCCTGGCCGCGAGCTAATGAAGGTGCACTTCGGCTTAGGTGTGAACGTCTCCTTGGATCGCGGATTCTTCTGGCTTGGGGCGCAGGGGATTTTCGACGAGGACTCCAAGACAGGCATGGTCCAGAACGCGGATGGCACGGTGCGGTATGATTACAGCAGCAACCGAAACACGGACCAGACCATGCGCGGGGGGTTGGTGTCTTTCGGCATCGAAAGGAACGTCTGGTGGGATTGGTTGGTTCTTCGGGTCGGTGGCCAGAAGGAAATCACTTACCGTAACCAGACCAGCAACGGCGGCAATCCGCTCGAAACCTTCAACTACATCTA is a window of Fibrobacterota bacterium DNA encoding:
- a CDS encoding TonB family protein — its product is KAGGGGKPHGKGNPNAPVAQAALKLISSRSTSSSLSSYDLMNQKFAKDLDKVINNVAGLTKTGQTRLGGRRGKVDGAWNEGYAVGGSGGVDDLLGGLWGGDAGPLGVKAKGGLGLKAPSASDIDMGQESGQRSTESILRVIRQHTPGLRHTYNKYLKTNPGFKGKITLKFAIAPSGSIVELTIVGTTTGVSEFDQEVRDKVRTWKFEPVKGKSNDVVTVPFTFSE